The Polaribacter sp. MED152 region AGAAAATATCTCCCAAAAAATCGCAACCTTCCCTTACTATTAAGTTATTAGACAAATATGCAGTAGAAGAAGAAACACAAACCTATTTAGATGTTTGTGCTCAAGGATTTAATGTAGGTTTGCTTTCAGAAGCAGGTGTGCCTGCAATTGCAGATCCAGGTGCAAGTATTGTAAAGTTAGCACATGAAAAAAATATTCAAGTGGTTCCTTTAGTTGGGCCTAGTTCAATTTTAATGGCTATGATGAGTTCTGGAATGAATGGTCAGAACTTTGCTTTTAATGGTTATTTGCCTATAGATAAAGGTGAGCGTAAAAGAGCTATTAAAGATTTAGAAAGGCTTTCTTTAGATAAAAATCAAGCTCAAATTTTTATAGAAACACCTTATAGAAACGAAAAAATGTTGGCAGATTTAAAATCGATTTTATCGCCAAGTACCAATTTATGCATTGCAGCAGATATTACATTGCCTAGTGAATATATAAAAACGCTTGCTATAAAAGATTGGAAACATCAACAGCCAGATTTACATAAGAAACCAGCCATATTTATAATTCAGAAATAATTATACTTTAGCTTTTCTATCGGCTTTAATAACGCTTACATCATAATTCGCAAACTTTTTCATATACATTTGAATAGTTGCGCCATAAGCATCTTTAAAACGTTCTGTACCATTACTTCTTAGAAACTTTTTTACGTTTCCTGCTCCACTTAAATGAGCTGAGGCCAAAATACCAGATTCTGTAATTTTAATTCCGTTAATGGTTTTACCCACTGAACGTTCTATATCTTTTCTTAGAATCCATTTGTTTACGCTACATAAAGCAATAAATGCTTTTTCTTGTTGCTCAGGATTATTTAAAAAAGCTTTGGTATCATAAATTCTAAATCGTTCTAAAGTTGTTCTACCAAATTGATATTTACCTAAGTAACCTAAAGTATTAATTACTCTGTATTTACCTTGAGATTCTTTAAAAGCAACAGCTTCTTTGAAAGCAACAAAGTTTTTTTGTAAATAAGGAATGTTGTAGTCTACGTAAACAGGATTTGTATCTGCTTTTACTGGGGATTTCTTTTCAGTAACTTCAGTAGCTGCAGTTAGCACTAAAGTTAAAGCTATAAGAAATAAAAACTTTTTGATCATAATAACCTTTGTTTTACGGGTGCAAATTTAAGATTATTTTTGAAAACACTGATAATCAGAAGATTAATTTCGTCGAAATTATGTATTTGAACGTTTATAGGTGTTTTTATTAAGATTTTAGGCTTACTATATCGTTTGCTTTTAGGAATTACATAACAAAAAGAGAGAATTAGGCTTTATTTGATAAATACTTACCTATTTACGCCTTGTTTATTAAGCCAGGCTTGATATTCTCTTGCATTTCTAGCGTGTTCAGCCAAGCTATTTGCAAACTTATGATAGCCAAAATTGTCTATATCGACACACATATAATAATAGTTATGTTCTTTATAATTCAATACACCATCTATAGAAGAAATGTCTGGCATGCTAATTAAAGAAGGTGGTAAGCCTCTATATTTATAGGTATTGTAAGGTGAGTTTATTTCTAAGTCAACATTCAAAACTCGTTTTACAACAAAGTCTTGACCTTTAACTTCTTTAATGGCATAAATTACAGTAGGATCTGCCTGTAAAGGCCAACCATTTTTTAGACGATTTAAGTATAAACCAGCTACAATTGGTTTTTCTGTTTTCTTTGCAGTTTCTTTTTGTACAATAGAGGCCAGTGTAATTACTTCAGATTTTGTCATCCCTAAAGCTTTGGCTTTAGCCAATCTACTTTTATTCCAGAAACGCTTATATTCTAACAATAGCTTATCTCTAAACTGATCTGCAGAAACTGTCCAATAAAATTGATAACTATTAGGAATGCAAATTTGCAATACTGATTTAGGAGTTAGATTATTTGCTTTAAGAAATTCTTCATTTTTAAAAGAAGTTATTATAGAAGTGGAATCTGTTGCAATTTGTTCTGCAATTCTACCTGCAAATTTTTCTAAAGTATCTTGATTGTTAAAGGAAACTTTAACTGCAGATTGATTTCCAATTCTAAGCATGTTTACCAAATCGTTGTTAGACATGCCTTCTTTTAAAATATATCTACCAGGTTTAACTTTTGAAAAGCTTTTTTTCGAGGCCACCCAAAGAAAATAGTCTGGTTTGTCAGAAAAAGGAGCAATCTTTTTGTTGATGTTATTCAAATCATCTGTATCATATACAAAAAGCTCAGTTTCTTTATTAATTGCTGACCCAAAAATGTTTTGATAGTAAGTATACGTAATTACAGATAAAATAATAATTACAATAATCGCTAATATGCCTAGTTTCTTTTTCAAAATGGAAAACTCTTAAATTTTAGCAAAACTAATCATTTATCAATTGGTAAAGAATTTCATCCTTAAATTTTCCTTGAGATAAAATCCAATCTTGTTTAACGCCTACAACTTTAAAGTTTTTACTTTCAAATAATTTGATGCTCTTTAAATTATCAATGGTAATATTCGCATACAATTGATGTAAATTTAAGTGTGTAAAACTGTAATTTATTAAAATAGATAAGGCCTCAGTTGCAAATCCATTTTTCTGATAATTTGGTGTTATTAAAATGCCAACTCCAGCTCTTTTATGCTGAGGATTAAAATCAAACAAATCAATTAAGCCTATCTTTTCATGAGAATTTGCATCAACAATCATGAGCCTTAATTGTTTTGCTTCAAAAATATCTAAATGAGCATTTTCTAAATATTGTTTCAAAACATATTTAGAAAACGGAGTTTGTGTATGGCTAACCTCCCAAAACGATTCATTGTTTTCTATTTGAAATAAAAATTTTAAATCTTCTGGCTCTAAAGCTCGTAAATAAACAGTTTTACCCTTAAGTGTTGCCATTAAATTTCAATTTCTCCTTTAAAAATAAAAGTGGCTGGTCCTTTTAAAAACACATTAGTGTAAACACCATTTTCTTCTTTAAAAGAAACTTCTAAAAGACCACCTTCTACAGGAAGTGAAATATTATTACTATTTGTCTTCCCAGTTTTATGCATGGCCAAGGCTACTGCAGTTACACCTGTTCCACAAGCTAAAGTTTCGTTTTCTACTCCCTTTTCATAGGTTCTAACCCTAAAGGTAGTATCATTTAATTGCTGTGCAAAATTTACATTACTACCTGGATTTTCATAAGAGTTTCTTATTTTTCTACCATTTTCGTAAACAGGATATTCCTCTAGGTCGTTCACCATTTCTACATGATGCTGTGTACCTGTATATGTAAAAATTGAATTTTCTTTTACTTGAAACTCTGAGACATCTATCATTTGTAAAGAAATGAAATCATTATTTACAGATGCAAAATGAGAACCATCAACTGCAGTAAATGTGGTTTCTTGGTCAATCATTTTTAAGTGTTTTGCAAAAGCGACTGCACATCTTGCTCCATTACCACAAAAAGTTTCACTTCCATCTGCATTGTAATAAATCATTTTAAAATCATAATCAGCATCTTCTTCAATAAGAATAATTCCATCTGCACCTATACCAAAATGTCTATCACAAATTTCTGAAATTTTGTCAGTATTTTTTTTTGGAAAGATTTTTGTTCTGTTATCAATCATCACAAAATCGTTTCCTGTTCCTTGATATTTTAAAAAAGGTAAATTCATGCAACAAAGGTAATGATTTACGTGTAAAATTAGTTCTGTTAAAACACGGTTAAAAGTAGTTAAAACCAAGTTAAACAGATTTTTTGAAAATGTTAAAATTGTATATTTACTTAATTAAAAATTTAGATTTATGAAGAAATTTTTTAGTTTTTTAGGAATGGCATTTTTAGGAGGAGCTCTAACTTTAGGAGGGTATAAAATGCTTTTTGATGAGCCAGTCGCTCAAAATAATTTACAAAACGCTTCTTTACCTGCAATTCAGGCAAATTATAATCCAGCTTTTAACGAGGCAGCACCTGCATTAAATGCAGAATCTGTAGATTTTACTCTGGCTGCAGAAAGAACAGTAAATTCTGTGGTTCACGTTAAAAATACATCTACAAGAACACAGCAGAGTCCTTTAGATATTTTCTTTGGTACAGGAAATGGTATTAGAAAGTTTGAGCAAGTAGGTACTGGAAGTGGAGTAATTATTTCTGCAGATGGTTATATTGTAACAAATAATCATGTTATTGATAATGCAACTTCAATTGAAATCACGTTAAATAACAAGAAAAAATACGAAGCAGAGTTAATTGGGGCAGATGCTACAAATGACATTGCATTGTTAAAAATTAATGCAGATATAGATTTACCATATACTACTTTTACCAACTCAGATAATGTAAAAATAGGTGAGTGGGTATTAGCAGTTGGTAATCCATACAACTTAACATCTACAGTAACTGCAGGTATTGTAAGTGCAAAAGGTAGAGATTTAGAAGGTAATGGAAACATCGAATCTTTTATACAAACAGATGCAGCTGTAAATCCTGGAAATAGTGGAGGAGCCTTAGTAAACACTAGAGGAGAATTGGTGGGTATAAATACTGCAATATCTTCTAAGACAGGTTCATTTATTGGATATTCTTTTGCTGTACCATCTAATATCGCAAAGAAAATTGTAGACGACTTATTAGAATTTGGTGCTGTACAAGAGGCAATTTTAGGTATTGGTATTGATAATACTTACGAAGATGAAGGGGTTAGAGTAGGAAAAGTGTATTATGATGAAGGTGCCAACAACAATCAATTTAAAGAAGGAGATGTTATAAAAAGCATCAATAATGTCAAAATTTCTAAATTCTCTGAATTAAAAGGGCAGTTAACTGCAAAAAGACCTGGAGATTATGTTGATGTAACTTTAGAAAGAGAAGGTGAATTAATAACTAAAAAGATTATTTTAAATAAAAGGGACAGTTACGTTTCTAATGCTCTAAGAATTTCTGTGAAGGATTTAACTAAGAAGGAAAAGAAGAAATTCGACATAAAAGGTGGGGCCAAAATTATTCAAAATGCAAACAGAACCTTAACTTATTACGGTATCACAGAAGGCTATATTATAACAAAAGTAAATAAGAAGCCTGTGTTAACTGCTGCTGAAGCCATAAAGAATATACAGAGCAGTAATTTCGGAAATGGTAACCCATTATTCTTGGAATTAATAAATCCGAAAGGAGAAGTAGAGAAGTTTGTAATTAGATAATTATTGATTTACTAAAATTTAATCCTGATGATTTCATCAGGATTTTTTTTATTCTAAACTTTTCACGAAATCGATTTCGTGTTTTAAAAAAAAGAAATACTTTTGCAAAAATTTTAAAATAGCAACACAACTATGTCATCAATTTTAGATTACGAAAAAGAAGTTTCTTCGCAAGCACAAACAAGAAGAGCTACTGTAGAGTTTATTAATATCGTAAATGATTTATGGTATGATAAATCTATTGAACTTGTACTTTTTAGAAATCCGTTAGTAGATAAAAGAGCTAGTGAGGTTTTAAATTTAATTGATTATGCAAAAGAATTTGTAAATAAACCAATTACAATTCAAGATGCGTTAAGTATTGCAAAAGCAATACAACAAATAGATTTACCATCATCTAAATTAGATATTGGTAAATTGGCTTACGAATGTCATTTAAATCCTAAAAGTTGCGAAGACAAAATTGCATTTGTAAAAAAACAATTAAAAGATGTAACCGAAGCAAAAAATATAACACCTAAAGATGTTGTATTGTATGGTTTTGGTAGAATTGGACGTTTATTGGCAAGAGAGTTAATGACAAAAATGGGTAAAGGCTCTCAATTAAGATTAAGAGCAGTTGTTACTCGTGGTGAAATTACGCAAGCTGTTTTAGATAAAAGAGCTTCTTTATTAAGTATAGATTCTGTTCATGGAGATTTTTTGGGTACTGTACAAACAGATATCGAAAACAAAGCTTTAATTATTAATGGTACAACTGTACATATGATTTCTGCCAAAAACCCAGAAGATATAGATTATACAGCATATAATATTAACGATGCTTTAATTATAGATAACACTGGTGCTTTTAGAGATGATGTTGCCTTAGCTAGACATTTAAAAGCAAAAGGTGCAAGTAAGGTTTTATTAACTGCACCAGGTAAAGGAATACCAAATATTGTACATGGAGTTAATCATAAACAAAACGATCCTGATAAGGTAGATATCTTTTCAGCTGCTTCTTGTACAACGAATGCAATTACGCCAGTTTTAAAAGTTTTAGAAGATAATTTCGGAATTAAAAAAGGACATTTAGAAACCATTCATGCGTATACTAATGATCAAAACTTAGTAGATAACATGCACTCTAAATACAGAAGAGGTAGAGCTGCTGCCTTAAATATGGTAATTACAGAAACTGGTGCAGGTAAAGCTGTTTCTAAAGCATTGCCAGCATTAGAGGGTAAATTAACTTCAAATGCAATTCGTGTTCCTGTTCCAAATGGTTCTTTAGCTATTTTAAGTTTACAATTAAGAACAGAAGTTACTACAGATGTTATAAATGCGATAGTAAAACAAAATGCTTTAGAGGGTGATTTAGTAGAGCAAATTAAATATTCTTTAGATAACGAACTGGTTTCTTCAGATATTATTGGATCTACAGCTCCATCAATTTTTGATAGCAAAGCTACTATTACAGATGGCGATTCTATAGTGATTTATGTTTGGTATGATAATGAATATGGATATTCACATCAAGTAATGCGTTTGGCAAAACACATTGCAAAAGTAAGAAGGTATACATATTATTAGTAGTAGCCTTTTACATTATAAAAAGAAAACCCAAAACTTTTGTTTTGGGTTTTCTTTTTTATAGTATTATTCCTCTTCATAAAAAGAGATATTTGCATCAAATTCTTCGTTAATAAATTCTTGACTACTCATAAAATAGTCAGAGGTAATTAATTGATACTGATTTTCTGTTTTGTTCAGAAACCAAATAATGTCATTCGCTTCTTCAAAAGCTTCTTCAGCATCTAATTGATTATGAAATAATCTTTTAATTACATTGTGGCTATCTAAATTTTGAGCAAAACATTTTAATACAATTTCTTTGGTGATGTCTTTATCAGCATTCATTTTAGGAGTAATATCAAAATCAATAATAGTTGCTTTTGCATTAGGGAATTTACCATTAAACGCCTTATACAGTAATTGATTAATAATAAATAGTGTTTTATGTAATTCAATTCTTGGGTATTCTTCAGATATTTTATCAACCAACATCTCATAAGAAACAGAATCAATTTGATGTTCATTCATTTCGTTAGACAATTTGTAATCTAGAACAATTCTGGCTGCTTCACTAGGGTCTTTATCTGCAATTGCCATAAAAAGCAATTCCCTTACTTCTTTTAAATCAGTACTTTCCACATTAGGTAATTCAAAACGCTCTAAAAGCACTTTAAAATCTTCTAAATTCCATGCATTATCTAGGTCGTCAACTGTAGAAAATTTATGTATTTTTATAGCGTATTTCATTTCTTTATCATTTTAGATTTATAGAAATATACAGTTAAAAACGCCGTAAACAAAGTTTTATTAATATGAATGTTCAAGAAAGAATCATAGAATTACGTAACGAACTAAATAGACACAATTACAATTACTATGTTTTAGATAATGCTACGATTTCTGATTTTGAATTTGATATTAAATTAAAGGAGTTAGATAAGTTAGAGCAGGAGAACCCTCTTTTTTTCGATGCCAATTCACCAACGCAAAGAGTAGGAGGTACTATCACCAAAAACTTTAATACTGTAGTTCATAAAAACAGAATGTATTCTTTAGATAATTCTTATTCTAAAGATGATCTGTTAGATTGGGAAAAACGAATTCAAAAAATATTAGGGACTACAGAAATTTCATACACTTGCGAACTAAAATACGATGGTGCATCTATTAACCTAACTTATGAAAATGGTCAGTTTATAAAAGCAGTAACTAGAGGTGATGGCTTTCAAGGGGATGAAGTAACTAATAATATAAAAACCATTTTATCTATTCCTTTAAGTATTCAAGATGACTTTGTAAGTAATTTTGAAATGAGAGGTGAAATCATTTTACCTTTAGATGGTTTCAATAAAATGAACCAAGAAAGAGTTGCGAATGGAGAAGAAGAATACAGAAACCCAAGAAATACAGCAAGTGGGAGTTTAAAATTACAAGACAGTGCAGAAGTTGCAAAAAGACCTTTAGACTGTTTGTTGTATCAAGTAGTTACAGAAGAGCGCAAATACAAAACCCATTTTGAAAGTTTAGAACAAGCAAGAAAAGTCGGTTTTAAAGTTCCTAAAACCATAAAACTTGTAAATTCAATAGATGAAGTTTTTGAATTTGTTAATCTTTGGGATACTAAAAGACAAGATTTACCATATGAAACAGATGGTATTGTTATTAAAGTAAATAATTTGCAGCAGCAAGAAGAGTTGGGCTATACTTCTAAAGCTCCAAGATGGGCTATTGCTTATAAATTTAAAGCAGAACAAGAAGCTACCTTACTAAACGAAATTACATATCAAGTTGGTAGAACAGGTGCAATTACTCCAGTTGCCAATTTAGATCCAGTGCAATTGGCAGGTACAACTGTTAAAAGAGCATCTTTGCACAATGCAGATCAAATTGAAAAGTTAGATGTTAGAATAAATGATACTGTTTTTGTAGAAAAAGGTGGAGAAATAATTCCAAAAATTGTTGGGGTTGATTTTTCTAAACGTCCAGAAAATTCTGAGCCAACAGTATATGCAACCAATTGCCCTGAATGTGGTACAGAATTGGTTAGAACTGCAGGTGATGCAAAACACTACTGTCCAAACGAGTTTGGTTGTGCTCCACAAATTACAGGAAGAATTCAACATTTTATTTCTAGAAAAGCAATGGATATTGATGGTTTAGGAGGAGAAACTGTAGATTTACTGAGAAAAGAGGGTTTAATTCAGAATTATGCAGATCTTTATGAGTTAACTGTAGAGAAAGTGTTACCATTAGAAAGAATTGCAGAAAAGTCTGCCAAGAATCTAATTAACGGTATTGAAAAATCAAAAGAAATTCCGTTTGAAAAAGTATTATTTGCTTTAGGAATTCGTTTTGTAGGAGAAACTGTGGCTAAAAAGTTAGCCAAGCATTTTAAATCTATAGACAATTTAATGGCTGCAGATTTCGAAACTTTGGTGGCTGTAGACGAGATTGGAGATCGAATTGCACAGAGTATTATCGATTTTTCATCAAACTTAACTAGTATACAACTTGTAAATCGCTTAAAAGAGGCAGGATTGCAATTATCGGTTTCAGCTGAGAGTTTAGAAAATCAAACAGATAAACTTAAAGGACAAATATTTGTGGTTTCTGGAGTATTTCATCAAATGAGTAGAACAGAATTGAAAAAGGCTATAGAAGATAATGGAGGTAAAGTAAGCTCTTCTATTTCTAAAAAGACCAATTTTATTGTGGCTGGTGATAATATGGGGCCATCGAAACTAGCAAAAGCCGAAACTCTAGGCATACAAATAATATCAGAGCAAGATTTTATCAATAA contains the following coding sequences:
- a CDS encoding glyceraldehyde-3-phosphate dehydrogenase is translated as MSSILDYEKEVSSQAQTRRATVEFINIVNDLWYDKSIELVLFRNPLVDKRASEVLNLIDYAKEFVNKPITIQDALSIAKAIQQIDLPSSKLDIGKLAYECHLNPKSCEDKIAFVKKQLKDVTEAKNITPKDVVLYGFGRIGRLLARELMTKMGKGSQLRLRAVVTRGEITQAVLDKRASLLSIDSVHGDFLGTVQTDIENKALIINGTTVHMISAKNPEDIDYTAYNINDALIIDNTGAFRDDVALARHLKAKGASKVLLTAPGKGIPNIVHGVNHKQNDPDKVDIFSAASCTTNAITPVLKVLEDNFGIKKGHLETIHAYTNDQNLVDNMHSKYRRGRAAALNMVITETGAGKAVSKALPALEGKLTSNAIRVPVPNGSLAILSLQLRTEVTTDVINAIVKQNALEGDLVEQIKYSLDNELVSSDIIGSTAPSIFDSKATITDGDSIVIYVWYDNEYGYSHQVMRLAKHIAKVRRYTYY
- the dapF gene encoding diaminopimelate epimerase, giving the protein MNLPFLKYQGTGNDFVMIDNRTKIFPKKNTDKISEICDRHFGIGADGIILIEEDADYDFKMIYYNADGSETFCGNGARCAVAFAKHLKMIDQETTFTAVDGSHFASVNNDFISLQMIDVSEFQVKENSIFTYTGTQHHVEMVNDLEEYPVYENGRKIRNSYENPGSNVNFAQQLNDTTFRVRTYEKGVENETLACGTGVTAVALAMHKTGKTNSNNISLPVEGGLLEVSFKEENGVYTNVFLKGPATFIFKGEIEI
- a CDS encoding GNAT family N-acetyltransferase, which produces MATLKGKTVYLRALEPEDLKFLFQIENNESFWEVSHTQTPFSKYVLKQYLENAHLDIFEAKQLRLMIVDANSHEKIGLIDLFDFNPQHKRAGVGILITPNYQKNGFATEALSILINYSFTHLNLHQLYANITIDNLKSIKLFESKNFKVVGVKQDWILSQGKFKDEILYQLIND
- a CDS encoding trypsin-like peptidase domain-containing protein, whose protein sequence is MKKFFSFLGMAFLGGALTLGGYKMLFDEPVAQNNLQNASLPAIQANYNPAFNEAAPALNAESVDFTLAAERTVNSVVHVKNTSTRTQQSPLDIFFGTGNGIRKFEQVGTGSGVIISADGYIVTNNHVIDNATSIEITLNNKKKYEAELIGADATNDIALLKINADIDLPYTTFTNSDNVKIGEWVLAVGNPYNLTSTVTAGIVSAKGRDLEGNGNIESFIQTDAAVNPGNSGGALVNTRGELVGINTAISSKTGSFIGYSFAVPSNIAKKIVDDLLEFGAVQEAILGIGIDNTYEDEGVRVGKVYYDEGANNNQFKEGDVIKSINNVKISKFSELKGQLTAKRPGDYVDVTLEREGELITKKIILNKRDSYVSNALRISVKDLTKKEKKKFDIKGGAKIIQNANRTLTYYGITEGYIITKVNKKPVLTAAEAIKNIQSSNFGNGNPLFLELINPKGEVEKFVIR
- the mltG gene encoding endolytic transglycosylase MltG, whose product is MKKKLGILAIIVIIILSVITYTYYQNIFGSAINKETELFVYDTDDLNNINKKIAPFSDKPDYFLWVASKKSFSKVKPGRYILKEGMSNNDLVNMLRIGNQSAVKVSFNNQDTLEKFAGRIAEQIATDSTSIITSFKNEEFLKANNLTPKSVLQICIPNSYQFYWTVSADQFRDKLLLEYKRFWNKSRLAKAKALGMTKSEVITLASIVQKETAKKTEKPIVAGLYLNRLKNGWPLQADPTVIYAIKEVKGQDFVVKRVLNVDLEINSPYNTYKYRGLPPSLISMPDISSIDGVLNYKEHNYYYMCVDIDNFGYHKFANSLAEHARNAREYQAWLNKQGVNR
- a CDS encoding SAM-dependent methyltransferase, whose amino-acid sequence is MIGKLYLIPTTLGETEPLEVMPLSVKKVVEQIDYYIVENEKSARRFIKKISPKKSQPSLTIKLLDKYAVEEETQTYLDVCAQGFNVGLLSEAGVPAIADPGASIVKLAHEKNIQVVPLVGPSSILMAMMSSGMNGQNFAFNGYLPIDKGERKRAIKDLERLSLDKNQAQIFIETPYRNEKMLADLKSILSPSTNLCIAADITLPSEYIKTLAIKDWKHQQPDLHKKPAIFIIQK
- the ligA gene encoding NAD-dependent DNA ligase LigA, which encodes MNVQERIIELRNELNRHNYNYYVLDNATISDFEFDIKLKELDKLEQENPLFFDANSPTQRVGGTITKNFNTVVHKNRMYSLDNSYSKDDLLDWEKRIQKILGTTEISYTCELKYDGASINLTYENGQFIKAVTRGDGFQGDEVTNNIKTILSIPLSIQDDFVSNFEMRGEIILPLDGFNKMNQERVANGEEEYRNPRNTASGSLKLQDSAEVAKRPLDCLLYQVVTEERKYKTHFESLEQARKVGFKVPKTIKLVNSIDEVFEFVNLWDTKRQDLPYETDGIVIKVNNLQQQEELGYTSKAPRWAIAYKFKAEQEATLLNEITYQVGRTGAITPVANLDPVQLAGTTVKRASLHNADQIEKLDVRINDTVFVEKGGEIIPKIVGVDFSKRPENSEPTVYATNCPECGTELVRTAGDAKHYCPNEFGCAPQITGRIQHFISRKAMDIDGLGGETVDLLRKEGLIQNYADLYELTVEKVLPLERIAEKSAKNLINGIEKSKEIPFEKVLFALGIRFVGETVAKKLAKHFKSIDNLMAADFETLVAVDEIGDRIAQSIIDFSSNLTSIQLVNRLKEAGLQLSVSAESLENQTDKLKGQIFVVSGVFHQMSRTELKKAIEDNGGKVSSSISKKTNFIVAGDNMGPSKLAKAETLGIQIISEQDFINKIA